In Chloroflexota bacterium, one genomic interval encodes:
- a CDS encoding S1 RNA-binding domain-containing protein, whose translation MTSESSSDDSAIMQNPAEEQEAVASQAEPAEAPVAEATAAAPQAPEETPPPPVTEAEVSALAYADVDDDDAFDFEEDEESDVQDMGQLLDSMEPIKPLRRGEVVDGEVMGFSEDGGILVNIGHKSEGVVQQREMRSLSEEEYNNLGIGDKIITYVLRPESADNAAILSIDRALGETGWRELEKCLEDNETVEGSILGFNKGGAIVDVRKVQGFVPMSQLVSVPRDIFRDRSETEEDAEAENRRMERQAEETGKTLQLKILEINRSRNRAIFSERQAVQEWRDAQKARLVEELQVGETRKGVVTGISSFGAFVDLGGADGLVHISEMSWGPVAKPEDVVSIGDELDVFVLRVDIENKKIALSLRRLEPEPWETIHERLHVDDIVDAQITKLTNFGAFARVEGNIEGLIHISELSDRVIGHPREVVQEGEDVKLKVLRIEPERRRLGLSLKQTMDNPFLNYN comes from the coding sequence GTGACATCAGAATCTTCGTCAGACGACTCCGCCATCATGCAAAATCCCGCCGAGGAACAGGAAGCGGTGGCTTCACAGGCAGAGCCTGCTGAGGCACCAGTCGCAGAGGCTACCGCAGCCGCGCCCCAAGCCCCGGAAGAGACACCACCACCACCAGTAACCGAAGCGGAGGTTTCGGCGCTCGCGTACGCGGACGTCGATGACGACGACGCTTTCGACTTCGAGGAGGATGAGGAATCAGATGTCCAGGACATGGGGCAGTTATTAGACTCCATGGAGCCTATCAAGCCCCTTCGCCGCGGTGAAGTCGTCGATGGCGAGGTTATGGGCTTTTCCGAAGACGGCGGCATCCTCGTGAACATCGGGCACAAGTCCGAAGGCGTGGTGCAGCAGCGCGAAATGCGTAGCCTCAGCGAGGAAGAGTACAACAACCTAGGCATAGGCGACAAAATCATCACCTACGTGCTGCGACCGGAGTCTGCGGACAACGCCGCCATTCTGTCTATAGACCGCGCGCTGGGCGAGACAGGCTGGCGCGAGCTTGAGAAGTGCCTTGAAGACAACGAGACTGTCGAAGGCAGCATCCTTGGCTTCAACAAGGGCGGCGCAATCGTCGATGTTCGCAAGGTGCAGGGATTCGTCCCGATGTCGCAGCTGGTTAGTGTACCGCGTGACATCTTCCGCGATAGGTCGGAGACCGAAGAAGACGCTGAAGCGGAAAATCGGCGCATGGAACGTCAGGCGGAAGAAACCGGCAAGACGCTTCAGTTGAAGATTTTGGAGATTAACCGCAGCCGCAACCGCGCAATCTTCTCCGAGCGCCAAGCCGTGCAGGAATGGCGAGACGCGCAGAAGGCGCGCCTTGTGGAAGAGTTGCAAGTCGGCGAGACGCGCAAGGGCGTCGTTACCGGCATCAGCAGCTTTGGCGCGTTCGTTGATCTGGGTGGCGCGGACGGTCTCGTGCACATATCCGAGATGTCCTGGGGGCCTGTCGCCAAGCCGGAGGATGTCGTGTCCATTGGCGACGAACTGGATGTGTTTGTCCTCAGAGTTGATATTGAAAACAAGAAAATCGCGCTCAGCCTGCGAAGGCTTGAGCCGGAACCTTGGGAGACGATTCACGAGCGCCTGCATGTGGACGACATCGTGGACGCGCAGATAACCAAGCTTACGAACTTTGGCGCATTTGCTCGCGTCGAGGGCAACATCGAAGGGCTGATTCACATTTCCGAGCTTTCCGACCGCGTTATCGGGCATCCGCGCGAGGTCGTGCAGGAAGGCGAAGACGTGAAGTTGAAGGTGCTGCGAATTGAGCCGGAACGGCGCAGGCTGGGCTTGAGCCTGAAGCAGACCATGGACAACCCGTTTTTGAACTATAATTAG
- a CDS encoding ATP-dependent Clp protease ATP-binding subunit produces MASRFEKFTERARRVLSLAQEEAQRFNHNYIGTEHILLGLVRETDGVAARVLSNLDVELHKVRSAVEFIIGRGERSTPGEIGLTPRAKKVIELAVDEARRLNHHYIGTEHLLIGLMREGEGVAAGVLESLGINLDKIRGETSRLLSQSSQSPQGSGRRSRNKSQTPMLDELGVDLTKQAREGKLDPTVGRSNEIQRVTQILSRRTKNNPVLVGEPGVGKTAIVEGLAHLIAENKVPTTLQGKRLVTLDMGSLVAGTKYRGEFEERLKKVVKEITESGKCILFIDEVHTMVGAGAAEGAVDAANILKPSLARGELQTIGATTPDEYRKYLERDSALERRFQPVRVEEPSVDESVEILKGIKGEYEKHHDLQISFDALKAAASMAARFISDRALPDKAIDLIDEAASRVRINNSEQPLSLTEVSNMLDRVRREKDEAISTRQYEQAAELREREMSLQLKMESLQSDWETERSSNAPVVTEDDIAEVVNMWTGIPVARLASTESERLVNMEDSLRNQVSGQDEAITIISKAVRRARAGLKNPKRPTGVFLFLGPTGVGKTYLVQKLAEFMFGSEESMIRIDMSEFMDRHTVARLVGAPPGYVGYDEGGQLTEAVRRRSYSVILLDEIEKAHPEVFNILLQIFDDGHLTDAKGRRVDFRNTVIVMTSNIGSDLIRQDRSMGFFARGESGGTDEQAYLRMKNNVLDEVKRFFRPEFLNRIDGQVVFHPLSREHMREIVKLQLQDVNGELIEQGITMEVSDAARDWLSENGYDPTFGARPMRRLIQDHLEDKLSDAIIAGELSPGDTAIVDINEDEDGLVVHAKEPVPVA; encoded by the coding sequence ATGGCAAGCAGATTCGAGAAGTTTACGGAGAGGGCGCGCAGAGTCTTATCGCTGGCGCAGGAAGAGGCTCAGCGTTTCAATCACAACTACATCGGCACGGAGCATATTCTGCTCGGTCTTGTCCGCGAGACGGACGGTGTAGCGGCGCGAGTGCTCTCAAACCTCGATGTGGAGTTGCATAAGGTGCGCTCCGCCGTCGAGTTCATCATCGGGCGCGGCGAGCGCTCCACACCGGGCGAAATCGGTTTGACCCCGCGCGCGAAGAAGGTCATAGAGCTTGCCGTGGACGAAGCCCGGCGACTCAACCACCACTATATCGGCACGGAGCACTTGCTCATCGGGCTGATGCGCGAAGGAGAAGGTGTCGCAGCCGGCGTACTCGAAAGCCTTGGCATCAACTTGGACAAGATTCGCGGCGAAACCAGCCGACTACTGTCCCAGTCGTCGCAGAGCCCACAGGGCAGTGGCAGGCGCAGCCGGAACAAGAGCCAGACACCGATGCTCGACGAGCTGGGCGTTGACCTCACGAAGCAAGCCCGCGAAGGCAAGCTCGATCCGACGGTTGGCAGAAGCAACGAAATCCAGCGCGTAACGCAGATACTCAGCCGCCGCACAAAGAATAACCCCGTGCTAGTCGGCGAGCCTGGCGTGGGCAAGACTGCAATCGTCGAAGGGCTCGCGCACCTCATCGCTGAGAACAAGGTCCCGACGACCTTGCAAGGCAAGCGTCTCGTTACGCTCGACATGGGTTCGCTTGTGGCAGGTACGAAGTACCGCGGCGAATTTGAAGAGCGCCTCAAGAAGGTTGTCAAGGAAATCACCGAGTCCGGCAAGTGCATCCTGTTCATTGACGAAGTGCATACCATGGTTGGCGCAGGTGCGGCAGAAGGCGCAGTCGATGCCGCGAACATCCTCAAGCCATCGCTCGCACGGGGCGAACTGCAAACAATCGGCGCCACCACACCTGACGAATACCGCAAATACCTCGAGCGTGACAGCGCCCTAGAGCGCCGCTTCCAGCCTGTCCGCGTTGAAGAACCTTCCGTTGACGAATCCGTTGAAATCCTGAAGGGCATCAAGGGCGAGTACGAGAAGCATCACGACCTGCAGATTTCTTTCGACGCGCTGAAGGCGGCGGCAAGCATGGCGGCGCGCTTCATCTCCGATAGAGCGCTGCCCGATAAGGCGATTGACCTCATCGACGAAGCGGCATCGCGAGTGCGCATCAATAATTCCGAGCAGCCGCTTTCCCTCACCGAAGTTTCCAATATGCTCGACCGCGTGCGCCGCGAAAAGGACGAGGCGATTTCCACGCGCCAGTACGAGCAGGCGGCAGAGCTCCGCGAGCGCGAGATGAGCCTGCAGCTAAAGATGGAATCGCTGCAATCCGATTGGGAGACCGAGCGCAGTAGCAACGCGCCCGTCGTTACCGAAGACGACATAGCCGAAGTGGTGAATATGTGGACGGGCATCCCGGTGGCGCGTCTGGCGTCAACGGAATCTGAGCGCCTGGTCAACATGGAAGACTCGCTGCGCAACCAAGTGTCCGGCCAGGACGAGGCGATCACCATCATCTCCAAAGCCGTGCGCCGCGCAAGGGCGGGCTTGAAGAACCCGAAGCGCCCGACCGGCGTGTTCCTGTTCCTCGGGCCGACCGGCGTTGGCAAGACATACCTGGTGCAAAAGCTCGCCGAGTTCATGTTCGGCAGCGAAGAATCGATGATCCGCATTGATATGTCCGAATTCATGGACAGGCACACGGTCGCGAGGCTCGTTGGCGCACCTCCGGGCTATGTCGGCTACGACGAGGGCGGGCAGCTCACCGAGGCGGTGCGGCGGCGCTCGTACAGCGTCATTCTACTCGACGAAATCGAGAAGGCGCATCCGGAAGTGTTCAACATCCTGCTCCAGATATTCGACGACGGACACCTGACCGACGCCAAGGGCCGGCGCGTCGATTTCCGCAACACGGTCATTGTAATGACCAGCAACATCGGCTCCGATCTCATCCGCCAAGACCGCTCAATGGGCTTCTTCGCGCGCGGCGAATCCGGCGGAACCGACGAGCAGGCGTACCTGCGTATGAAGAACAACGTGCTAGACGAAGTGAAGCGCTTCTTCCGCCCAGAGTTCCTGAACAGGATCGACGGGCAGGTGGTGTTCCACCCGCTAAGCCGCGAGCACATGCGCGAAATCGTCAAGCTGCAATTGCAGGATGTCAACGGCGAGCTCATCGAACAGGGCATCACTATGGAAGTGTCAGACGCCGCCCGCGACTGGCTCTCCGAGAACGGCTACGACCCGACATTCGGCGCCCGGCCGATGCGTCGCCTAATCCAAGACCATCTCGAAGATAAACTCTCAGACGCCATCATCGCCGGCGAACTCAGCCCCGGCGACACCGCTATCGTTGACATTAACGAAGACGAAGACGGCCTAGTTGTGCATGCCAAAGAGCCTGTGCCAGTGGCATAG